In a single window of the Luteibacter rhizovicinus DSM 16549 genome:
- a CDS encoding type IV pilus modification PilV family protein — translation MQRNDRGFSLLETLAAMFLLALCFAALMHAAGASMALGVRSEGYTQASLWASGLLDRTFVADFPTEGIHEGTFDDTYRWTMNVSSPAEDQALRTSTPLHLYRVDLTVEWKEGGRPVRARFVTLRTISTRPPAAPVPPGSGGDS, via the coding sequence GTGCAACGCAACGACCGGGGATTCAGTCTGCTGGAAACGCTGGCGGCCATGTTCCTTCTGGCCCTGTGTTTCGCCGCTCTGATGCATGCCGCGGGAGCGTCGATGGCGCTCGGCGTGCGCTCTGAGGGTTATACGCAAGCTTCGTTATGGGCGAGCGGTCTTCTCGACCGAACGTTCGTTGCCGACTTTCCGACGGAGGGGATTCACGAGGGTACGTTCGACGACACTTACCGGTGGACGATGAATGTCTCATCGCCGGCGGAAGACCAGGCATTGCGGACCTCCACGCCACTGCATCTGTATCGGGTGGATCTCACCGTGGAATGGAAAGAAGGTGGCCGCCCTGTCAGGGCACGCTTTGTCACGCTACGCACGATATCCACGCGTCCTCCTGCGGCACCCGTGCCGCCTGGCTCAGGCGGTGACTCGTGA
- a CDS encoding substrate-binding domain-containing protein codes for MFKRNAMGNTRTKIIAGAVMLAIGLSAAGAAMSTDVFGGGATLPAGAYVGFNFNGVVPAAKLSTNATTNNLDPSAPAPVGVASGSLFGAWAATSGNHVSFCQTGSGNGKKIFDNTDGASPAHALTATDFCDGNAFVAPSKTSGFGASLATIVNPHFAASDAPMSQSEYGWFFSPGNKTAKYTQPVQFPAVVGAVALVLHNSNISAPVNLNDVDVCRVFNGQATKWSDLGLPADASGDNFSVVFRSDGSGTSFSLSNHLAAVCGTVGTAHFIADQAFGTVASQFFPSGLPTRFIGVSGNPAVVNTIANTQSTIGYAEAANFKNVASANPSLTYATVNSFDPFALPASITLATVNDRGITGVDSNGRPVTGVLAPITQAGCMNLVEPSTYATSTTRYPIIAVSYLIANNTGNGVDTAAVQGLIGSAYGSHTGVTTIGTGTGYAFATVLPTVSAKVTTCIKS; via the coding sequence ATGTTCAAGCGTAATGCTATGGGGAACACCCGCACGAAGATCATCGCGGGCGCGGTCATGCTGGCCATCGGCCTCTCGGCTGCCGGCGCGGCGATGAGCACGGACGTATTCGGCGGCGGTGCCACGCTGCCCGCCGGCGCGTATGTCGGTTTCAACTTCAATGGCGTCGTGCCGGCTGCCAAGCTGTCGACGAATGCCACCACCAACAATCTCGATCCGTCCGCCCCGGCGCCGGTCGGTGTGGCTTCCGGTTCGCTGTTCGGCGCCTGGGCCGCCACGTCAGGTAACCACGTGTCGTTCTGCCAGACCGGTAGCGGCAACGGCAAGAAGATCTTCGACAATACCGACGGCGCTTCGCCGGCCCATGCCCTGACCGCCACTGACTTCTGCGACGGCAATGCGTTCGTTGCTCCGAGCAAGACCAGCGGTTTCGGTGCTTCCCTCGCCACCATCGTCAACCCGCACTTCGCTGCCAGCGATGCGCCGATGTCGCAGTCGGAATACGGCTGGTTCTTCTCGCCGGGCAACAAGACCGCCAAGTACACCCAGCCCGTGCAGTTCCCGGCGGTTGTCGGTGCCGTCGCGCTCGTGCTCCACAACTCCAACATCTCGGCGCCGGTCAATCTGAACGACGTGGACGTCTGCCGCGTGTTCAACGGCCAGGCGACCAAGTGGAGCGACCTCGGTCTGCCCGCCGATGCTTCAGGCGACAACTTCAGCGTGGTGTTCCGTTCCGACGGCAGCGGCACGAGCTTCTCGCTGTCGAACCATCTTGCCGCGGTCTGCGGTACGGTCGGCACGGCTCACTTCATCGCCGACCAGGCCTTCGGCACGGTCGCCAGCCAGTTCTTCCCGTCGGGCCTGCCGACCCGCTTCATTGGCGTCAGCGGTAACCCGGCCGTCGTCAACACGATTGCAAATACGCAGAGCACGATCGGCTATGCCGAGGCGGCGAACTTCAAGAACGTGGCGTCCGCCAACCCGTCGCTCACCTATGCCACGGTCAACTCGTTCGATCCGTTCGCCCTCCCGGCCTCGATCACGCTTGCCACTGTCAACGATCGTGGCATCACGGGCGTGGACTCCAACGGCCGTCCGGTCACCGGCGTGCTTGCTCCGATCACCCAGGCCGGCTGCATGAATCTCGTCGAGCCGTCCACCTACGCCACCAGCACCACGCGTTACCCGATCATCGCCGTTTCCTACCTGATCGCCAACAACACCGGTAACGGTGTTGATACGGCGGCCGTGCAGGGCCTGATCGGTTCGGCATATGGCTCCCACACCGGCGTGACCACCATCGGTACCGGCACGGGCTACGCTTTCGCCACGGTTCTTCCGACGGTGTCGGCCAAGGTCACGACCTGCATCAAGTCCTGA